A single Notoacmeibacter ruber DNA region contains:
- the gatC gene encoding Asp-tRNA(Asn)/Glu-tRNA(Gln) amidotransferase subunit GatC, which yields MSVDTETVHRVARLSRIALKEGEAERMTSELNAILGFVEQLSEVDVEGVEPMTSVRPMGMRRRDDEVTDGGKADDIVKNAPATEDHFFLVPKVVE from the coding sequence ATGAGCGTCGATACCGAAACCGTCCACCGTGTGGCGCGCCTGTCCCGTATTGCTCTCAAGGAGGGCGAGGCGGAACGGATGACCAGCGAACTCAACGCGATCCTTGGTTTTGTCGAACAGCTCTCCGAAGTCGATGTCGAGGGTGTTGAGCCAATGACCTCTGTTCGTCCGATGGGAATGCGCCGGCGCGATGACGAAGTCACCGATGGCGGCAAGGCGGATGATATCGTCAAGAATGCGCCGGCGACGGAAGACCATTTCTTCCTGGTGCCGAAGGTGGTGGAGTAA
- a CDS encoding GNAT family N-acetyltransferase, producing MAFAIQTEAALQEDVRTMVTALNAHLTPLSPPEFQFPMTAEQMSGADCMVFIVRDNSGAPVGMGCLKQHEGRIGEVKRMWSAPHLRGQGIGASVLAAIIDKAEALDLSELVLETGTSPEYAPAWSLYERAGFQPCGAVLDYPTSEHNRFYRKVLSA from the coding sequence GTGGCCTTTGCCATTCAAACGGAAGCTGCTTTGCAGGAGGATGTCCGCACGATGGTGACGGCATTGAACGCCCACCTGACGCCGCTCTCGCCACCGGAATTTCAGTTTCCGATGACCGCCGAACAGATGAGCGGCGCCGATTGCATGGTTTTCATCGTGCGGGACAATAGTGGCGCGCCGGTCGGCATGGGATGCCTGAAACAGCATGAAGGCCGCATCGGTGAAGTCAAACGAATGTGGTCCGCGCCTCATCTGCGCGGTCAGGGCATCGGCGCCTCGGTTCTTGCCGCCATCATCGATAAGGCCGAAGCGCTGGACCTCTCAGAACTTGTCCTGGAAACGGGCACCTCACCTGAATATGCGCCGGCATGGAGCCTCTATGAGCGCGCGGGCTTTCAGCCCTGCGGCGCCGTGCTCGACTATCCGACATCAGAACATAACCGCTTTTACCGTAAGGTTCTTTCCGCATGA
- the gatA gene encoding Asp-tRNA(Asn)/Glu-tRNA(Gln) amidotransferase subunit GatA: MTDLTQLTLAEIRDALARKEFTSSEITNAYLGAIDAANGSLTAFVAVGYDKARSMAKASDERLAKGAGGPLEGVPLGIKDLFATEGDHTQACSRILDGFRPPYESTVTANLWADGAVMLGKLNMDEFAMGSSNETSAYLPVKNPWRAEDSSTDLVPGGSSGGSATAVAANLCAAATATDTGGSIRQPAAFTGTVGIKPTYGRCSRWGVVAFASSLDQAGPVTHTVQDAAIMLKSMASLDPKDSTSSDVPVPDFEAAVERGVKGLTIGIPKEYRMEGMSDEIDTLWQNGIAMMKDAGAEIRDISLPHTKYALPAYYIVAPAEASSNLARYDGVRYGLRESGKDITDMYEKTRAAGFGDEVKRRIMIGTYVLSAGYYDAYYLRAQKVRTLIKRDFETVFDDGVDAILTPATPSAAFPIGDNERHVDPVAMYLNDVFTVTVNMAGLPGIAVPAGLNAQKLPLGLQLIGKPFDEETLFAAGRVIESAAGRFTPERWW; this comes from the coding sequence ATGACCGATCTCACACAGCTTACCCTGGCAGAAATCCGCGATGCACTGGCCCGAAAGGAGTTCACCTCTTCGGAGATCACCAATGCCTATCTCGGCGCGATCGACGCGGCCAATGGTTCGCTGACTGCTTTCGTGGCCGTTGGCTATGACAAGGCACGCAGCATGGCCAAGGCATCGGATGAACGACTTGCCAAGGGAGCGGGTGGGCCGCTCGAAGGCGTTCCGCTCGGCATCAAGGACCTGTTTGCGACGGAAGGCGATCATACCCAGGCATGCAGCCGCATTCTGGATGGCTTCCGTCCACCCTATGAAAGCACGGTGACGGCCAATCTGTGGGCCGATGGCGCTGTGATGCTCGGCAAGCTGAACATGGACGAGTTCGCCATGGGCTCCTCCAACGAGACCAGCGCTTACCTACCGGTCAAGAACCCCTGGCGCGCGGAGGATAGCAGCACGGATCTCGTGCCGGGCGGCTCGTCCGGCGGTTCGGCCACGGCTGTCGCCGCCAATCTGTGCGCCGCAGCCACGGCAACGGATACGGGCGGCTCGATCCGCCAGCCTGCCGCCTTCACCGGCACGGTCGGTATCAAGCCGACCTATGGCCGTTGCTCCCGCTGGGGCGTCGTTGCCTTTGCGTCGTCTCTCGATCAGGCCGGACCTGTCACGCACACCGTGCAGGATGCGGCGATCATGCTGAAATCCATGGCGTCGCTCGATCCCAAGGATTCCACCTCTTCAGACGTTCCGGTCCCGGACTTCGAGGCAGCGGTGGAGCGCGGCGTGAAGGGCCTGACCATCGGTATTCCGAAGGAATATCGTATGGAAGGCATGAGCGACGAGATCGATACGCTCTGGCAGAACGGCATCGCAATGATGAAGGATGCAGGCGCGGAAATCCGCGATATTTCCCTGCCGCATACGAAATACGCGCTGCCGGCCTATTACATCGTCGCTCCCGCCGAAGCCTCATCGAACCTCGCGCGCTATGATGGTGTTCGTTACGGTCTGCGCGAGAGCGGCAAGGACATCACCGACATGTACGAGAAAACGCGTGCCGCCGGTTTCGGCGACGAGGTCAAGCGTCGCATCATGATCGGAACCTACGTCCTTTCGGCAGGCTATTACGACGCCTACTATCTGCGCGCGCAGAAGGTCCGAACGCTCATCAAGCGCGATTTCGAAACCGTCTTCGATGACGGCGTGGACGCGATTCTGACGCCCGCTACACCGAGCGCGGCGTTCCCGATTGGCGACAATGAGCGCCATGTCGATCCGGTGGCGATGTATCTCAATGACGTCTTCACCGTGACGGTGAACATGGCCGGTCTGCCCGGCATCGCCGTGCCGGCGGGTCTCAACGCGCAGAAGCTGCCGCTTGGTCTGCAGCTGATCGGCAAGCCGTTCGACGAAGAGACACTCTTTGCGGCGGGCCGTGTCATTGAGAGCGCGGCGGGTCGCTTTACGCCGGAGCGGTGGTGGTGA
- the mnmD gene encoding tRNA (5-methylaminomethyl-2-thiouridine)(34)-methyltransferase MnmD: MDRHPLHWDIEGRAHSDLYDDVFFSRADGLAETTHVFLEGNRLKQRFAALPSGATFTIGELGFGSGLNMLATIELWRSAAPAGAVLHLVSFEKHLLPPDAVNRMLAPWPHLLSLATPLISAAADHETGELEMDFGHDVHLKVMIGDVADRIADMAAPADAWFLDGFSPAKNPAMWYADLMAALATNTAEDGTFATYTAAGWVRRNLEAAGFAVEKRPGFGRKREMMAGTLKKNSGSGEACA; encoded by the coding sequence ATGGATCGTCACCCGCTTCACTGGGATATCGAGGGTCGCGCGCATTCCGACCTGTACGACGATGTGTTCTTCAGCCGTGCCGATGGGCTGGCTGAGACGACGCACGTCTTTCTTGAGGGCAATCGGCTGAAACAGCGCTTTGCCGCGCTGCCTTCCGGCGCAACCTTCACCATTGGTGAACTTGGTTTCGGCAGCGGCCTGAATATGCTGGCCACGATCGAACTGTGGCGGTCAGCGGCGCCTGCCGGCGCGGTGCTCCATCTTGTCAGCTTCGAGAAGCATCTCCTGCCGCCCGACGCTGTGAACCGCATGCTCGCGCCATGGCCTCACCTTCTGTCACTGGCCACGCCGCTCATTAGTGCCGCGGCCGACCACGAAACAGGAGAGCTGGAGATGGATTTCGGCCATGACGTGCATCTGAAAGTGATGATTGGCGATGTCGCGGACCGCATTGCCGACATGGCCGCTCCTGCGGATGCGTGGTTTCTCGACGGATTTTCGCCCGCCAAGAACCCGGCCATGTGGTACGCCGACCTGATGGCCGCGCTCGCCACGAATACTGCAGAGGACGGCACGTTTGCGACCTATACTGCCGCCGGCTGGGTTCGCCGCAATCTCGAGGCTGCGGGTTTCGCGGTCGAAAAGAGGCCTGGCTTCGGTAGGAAACGGGAGATGATGGCGGGAACGCTCAAAAAGAACTCTGGTTCAGGAGAGGCTTGCGCTTAA
- a CDS encoding YrhK family protein: MRHQSAEHTAGCARADMVTFDQDDGQSLFACKARCPKANDSATDNRKVKRAVFLSDGLSPLGGPSMKRATQSTPSIQSSFMALFDPRNKHASQKHQKIHAAYAIAETFVSFSAAMLFLVGSWMFFYKDLQVPAIWCFVIGSVFFAIKPTLRLIREIQYALTGDLDDLVGS, encoded by the coding sequence ATGCGGCATCAAAGCGCCGAGCACACCGCCGGATGCGCCCGCGCCGATATGGTCACGTTCGATCAGGATGACGGACAGTCCCTGTTCGCTTGCAAAGCGCGCTGCCCAAAGGCCAACGATTCCGCCACCGATAATCGCAAGGTCAAACGTGCCGTTTTTCTCAGCGATGGTTTGTCTCCCCTCGGTGGTCCTAGTATGAAGCGCGCCACACAGAGCACCCCAAGCATCCAGAGCAGTTTCATGGCCCTTTTCGATCCGCGTAACAAACATGCGTCGCAGAAACATCAGAAAATTCATGCCGCATACGCGATTGCGGAAACTTTTGTGTCGTTCAGCGCCGCGATGCTTTTTCTGGTTGGGTCATGGATGTTTTTCTACAAGGATCTGCAGGTCCCAGCGATCTGGTGCTTCGTAATCGGCTCTGTGTTCTTCGCCATCAAGCCGACGCTCCGTCTGATCCGTGAAATCCAGTACGCACTGACCGGCGATCTGGATGATCTGGTCGGATCCTAG
- a CDS encoding NAD(P)/FAD-dependent oxidoreductase → MVGLWAARFASEQGLSVILIERDHIGAGASGGVLGALMPHQPHPWNLKKQKQFDALVELGSLCAVLESETGLATGYRRAGRLMPIATEEQRERQTHWSGAAAQNWRSDAGVAWRVEQTEAPDGLLSASATRFGYAFDNLSAIVSPRKLLAALRASVEPSVTILEGCEAGQWSSAGEVLKTSSGEIGVKRILVSAGANSTSALHALGLDRTATPHIVGIKGQGALIRPADPVPEDMPMIYGDGLYLVPHADGTIGLGSTTEKSWQHAFETDGKLDELLGKAKTLCPWLEGATVLERWAHLRPKGPTANPLVERVREYAVVASGGYKTGLAFAPTMAREAIAMLV, encoded by the coding sequence ATCGTTGGCCTTTGGGCAGCGCGCTTTGCAAGCGAACAGGGACTGTCCGTCATCCTGATCGAACGTGACCATATCGGCGCGGGCGCATCCGGCGGTGTGCTCGGCGCTTTGATGCCGCATCAGCCGCATCCCTGGAATTTGAAGAAACAGAAGCAGTTCGATGCCCTGGTGGAGCTGGGTTCGCTCTGTGCGGTGCTGGAAAGCGAGACTGGCCTTGCGACAGGCTATCGGCGCGCCGGGCGCCTGATGCCGATCGCTACGGAGGAGCAGCGAGAGCGTCAAACTCACTGGTCCGGGGCTGCCGCGCAAAACTGGCGAAGTGATGCAGGCGTTGCATGGCGGGTTGAACAGACTGAAGCGCCGGATGGACTTTTGTCCGCATCAGCGACGAGATTCGGCTACGCCTTCGACAATCTGAGCGCCATCGTCTCCCCACGCAAGCTTCTTGCCGCCTTGCGTGCGTCGGTCGAGCCTTCCGTGACGATTCTTGAGGGTTGCGAAGCCGGCCAATGGAGCTCCGCTGGCGAGGTGCTCAAAACCAGCTCTGGTGAAATCGGCGTGAAGCGGATCCTCGTTTCAGCCGGTGCAAACAGCACAAGCGCTCTCCATGCGCTCGGCCTCGACAGGACGGCCACGCCTCATATCGTCGGTATCAAGGGGCAAGGTGCATTGATCCGTCCCGCTGATCCTGTCCCGGAAGACATGCCGATGATCTACGGAGACGGCTTGTATCTCGTACCTCATGCGGACGGCACAATCGGACTTGGGTCAACGACTGAGAAGAGCTGGCAGCATGCATTCGAGACCGATGGCAAGCTGGATGAACTGTTAGGAAAGGCCAAGACTCTTTGCCCGTGGCTGGAGGGCGCGACTGTTCTTGAAAGATGGGCGCATTTGCGCCCCAAAGGCCCAACCGCCAACCCGCTAGTAGAACGGGTCAGAGAGTACGCCGTCGTCGCCTCGGGCGGATACAAGACGGGTCTTGCCTTCGCGCCTACAATGGCGCGAGAGGCAATCGCAATGCTCGTGTGA
- a CDS encoding VOC family protein — protein sequence MRYLHSMIRIRDVDESLDFWVGKMGLVETRRLENEAGRFTLIFLAAPSDVERAKDERSPELELTYNWPGDDGEQEDYTNGRNFGHVAYKVDNIYETCQKLMDAGVTINRPPRDGNMAFVKSPDDISIELLQEGDPLEPAEPWKSMENTGSW from the coding sequence ATGCGCTATCTGCACAGCATGATCCGAATCCGCGATGTCGACGAATCGCTGGATTTCTGGGTCGGAAAGATGGGACTTGTCGAAACGCGCCGCTTGGAGAACGAAGCGGGCCGCTTCACTTTGATCTTCCTCGCAGCGCCCTCCGATGTCGAAAGAGCCAAGGATGAGCGTTCGCCAGAACTGGAGTTGACCTACAACTGGCCCGGGGACGACGGCGAGCAGGAAGATTACACCAATGGCCGGAATTTCGGCCATGTCGCCTACAAGGTGGATAACATCTACGAGACCTGTCAGAAGCTCATGGATGCCGGTGTGACCATCAACAGACCGCCCCGTGACGGCAATATGGCTTTTGTGAAAAGCCCCGACGACATCTCGATCGAGCTCCTGCAGGAGGGCGATCCGCTTGAGCCGGCCGAGCCATGGAAGAGCATGGAAAATACCGGTAGCTGGTAG
- a CDS encoding cold-shock protein, with translation MTAHSDAAASDRSLSADDSVVEIHGHIKWFDAAKGYGFIVPEEPELGDVLLHVTCLREDGHQAALEAARIHVLARRGDRGLQSFKILSLDNSTGVHPAESAAPRTRVSVEPETGLERALVKWFNRTKGFGFLTRGEGTEDIFIHMEVLRRYGLTELRPGQTVLVRYGRSGKGLMAAEIHPDLGTPAFSN, from the coding sequence ATGACAGCACATAGTGATGCGGCTGCATCTGATCGGTCTCTCTCCGCCGACGACAGCGTTGTCGAAATCCATGGCCATATAAAATGGTTTGACGCGGCCAAGGGGTACGGCTTCATCGTCCCCGAAGAGCCTGAGCTGGGCGACGTCCTTCTCCATGTGACCTGTCTGCGGGAGGATGGCCATCAGGCCGCACTGGAAGCTGCGCGCATCCATGTTCTGGCACGGCGCGGAGACCGCGGCCTGCAAAGCTTCAAGATCCTGTCTCTCGACAATTCGACCGGCGTCCATCCAGCCGAAAGTGCCGCTCCTCGGACACGCGTGTCGGTCGAACCGGAAACCGGTCTGGAGCGAGCCCTGGTGAAATGGTTCAACCGTACCAAGGGCTTCGGATTTCTGACCCGGGGCGAGGGGACCGAGGACATCTTCATTCACATGGAAGTCTTGCGTCGCTACGGCCTGACCGAATTGCGGCCGGGACAGACCGTGCTTGTGCGATACGGCCGTTCGGGCAAGGGGCTTATGGCTGCGGAAATCCATCCGGATCTCGGCACGCCAGCCTTCTCCAACTGA
- a CDS encoding DUF192 domain-containing protein, which yields MRQHKRFSFDLLSMVLAFAIILGGVLALTGSGAARSDLPVAGEPMVLSTDPVPVTVDGREDIAIMVEIATTPAEAAAGLMYRKEMEDDHGMLFVFDRSSKRSFWMRNTLMPLDIIFVGEDGKVDSIRRGKPLDETPLGSDGTAKFVLELKAGQAEEFGITKGTVLNHPVIGG from the coding sequence ATGAGACAGCACAAGCGATTTTCGTTCGACCTGTTGTCGATGGTCCTGGCTTTTGCCATCATCCTTGGTGGTGTTCTGGCTCTCACGGGAAGCGGGGCTGCACGCTCGGATCTGCCTGTTGCCGGTGAGCCGATGGTCCTTTCCACCGATCCGGTTCCAGTGACGGTCGACGGTCGCGAAGACATCGCCATTATGGTCGAGATCGCGACGACGCCCGCCGAGGCTGCCGCCGGTTTGATGTATCGTAAGGAGATGGAGGACGATCACGGTATGCTGTTCGTCTTCGATCGCTCGAGCAAGCGGTCCTTCTGGATGCGCAACACGCTGATGCCGCTCGATATCATCTTTGTCGGAGAAGATGGGAAAGTCGACTCCATCCGTCGTGGCAAACCGCTGGACGAAACGCCGCTTGGATCGGACGGCACGGCGAAGTTTGTACTGGAGCTCAAGGCCGGGCAGGCAGAAGAATTCGGCATTACTAAGGGAACGGTGCTGAACCATCCCGTGATCGGTGGATAA
- a CDS encoding alpha/beta fold hydrolase has product MKNFTHDGLQLAYLDEGPRDGDPVLLIHGFASNKTINWVETNWVQTLTEAGYRVVALDNRGHGQSDKLYESERYTPTLMADDALAFLRHLDIGKAHVMGYSMGARIASFLARDHGEVVATLVLGGLGMALVEGSGDWAPVADALLAEDPEALADKSGMEFRTFADRTGSDRRALAACIASNRVLMPAEDLKAIRQPTLIAVGTKDEVAGSPHDLAALMPQAEAFDIEKRSHLIATGDKTFKAKVLDFLQDHPL; this is encoded by the coding sequence ATGAAGAACTTTACGCATGACGGGCTGCAACTGGCCTATCTCGACGAGGGACCGCGCGATGGCGATCCCGTTCTGCTCATCCATGGATTTGCGTCCAACAAGACAATCAACTGGGTAGAGACCAACTGGGTCCAGACGCTGACCGAGGCTGGCTACCGTGTTGTCGCGTTGGATAACCGCGGCCATGGGCAGAGCGACAAGCTCTACGAATCGGAAAGATACACTCCGACCCTCATGGCGGATGATGCGCTGGCTTTTCTACGGCATCTCGACATCGGAAAGGCTCACGTGATGGGCTATTCGATGGGGGCGAGGATCGCCAGCTTTCTGGCGCGCGATCATGGCGAGGTCGTTGCGACGCTCGTTCTCGGAGGGCTCGGCATGGCGCTGGTCGAAGGATCTGGCGATTGGGCGCCTGTCGCGGACGCTCTTTTGGCTGAGGATCCCGAGGCGCTGGCTGACAAGAGCGGCATGGAATTTCGTACCTTCGCGGACCGTACCGGCTCGGACCGGCGCGCTTTGGCCGCATGCATCGCGAGCAATCGTGTCCTGATGCCCGCCGAGGATCTGAAGGCCATACGTCAGCCGACTCTTATCGCGGTCGGCACCAAGGACGAGGTGGCTGGATCACCACATGATCTGGCCGCTCTCATGCCCCAGGCAGAGGCGTTCGATATCGAGAAGCGCAGCCATCTGATCGCCACAGGCGACAAGACCTTCAAGGCGAAGGTGCTCGATTTTTTGCAGGATCACCCGCTTTGA
- a CDS encoding alpha/beta fold hydrolase: MNKRTVEAIGADDNPLFGDAIGEGPPVLLLHGGGQTRYAWEKTASHLAENGYRAFTFDMRGHGDSAWVTKAGYSFHDYARDAAVLADWLTEETGRMPIGVGASLGGLSMIGAEDEQHRFAAIALVDIVPRMRQDGAQRIISFMTAAAEEGFPDLEAAADAISAYMPHRSKPKSLGGLRKNMRQHDDGRWRWHWDPVFASGGERSIMAEAPKHLLRFDEAIERLQLPVLLVRGMSSELVGEEEARDAASRLPNGRYVDIEQAGHMIVGDRNDAFTEALLSFLGDVQP, translated from the coding sequence TTGAACAAAAGGACGGTCGAAGCGATCGGTGCCGACGACAATCCTCTCTTCGGGGACGCCATAGGAGAGGGGCCTCCGGTTCTCCTGCTCCATGGCGGCGGACAGACCCGCTATGCTTGGGAAAAGACGGCCTCTCATCTTGCCGAGAATGGCTATCGGGCGTTCACCTTCGACATGCGTGGGCATGGCGACAGTGCCTGGGTCACGAAGGCTGGATACAGCTTTCATGATTATGCGCGAGATGCCGCTGTGCTCGCCGACTGGCTGACCGAAGAGACGGGCCGTATGCCTATCGGCGTGGGGGCGTCACTGGGCGGCCTCAGCATGATTGGAGCGGAGGACGAGCAGCACCGCTTCGCAGCCATTGCTCTGGTCGATATCGTGCCGAGAATGCGCCAGGACGGCGCTCAGCGCATCATCAGCTTCATGACCGCTGCCGCAGAAGAGGGGTTTCCCGATCTGGAGGCGGCGGCCGATGCTATCTCCGCCTACATGCCGCACCGCTCTAAGCCAAAATCGCTCGGCGGTCTGCGCAAGAATATGCGTCAGCACGATGATGGCCGCTGGCGCTGGCACTGGGATCCCGTGTTCGCCTCCGGAGGCGAACGGTCGATCATGGCGGAGGCGCCGAAACATCTTCTGCGTTTCGATGAGGCGATCGAGCGTCTTCAGTTGCCGGTTTTGCTGGTCAGGGGCATGTCCAGCGAACTTGTCGGCGAGGAAGAGGCGCGCGACGCGGCCTCGCGGCTGCCGAATGGGCGCTATGTGGATATCGAGCAGGCGGGCCACATGATCGTTGGCGACAGGAACGACGCGTTCACGGAGGCGCTTCTGTCCTTTCTAGGGGACGTACAACCCTAG
- a CDS encoding enoyl-CoA hydratase-related protein, producing the protein MTGFIRRTQDHVSTLTIERPDKRNALTLAMWEELAAHIRSIEDDGQTRVLILNGAGDHFCAGADIGEFDTTRKDAESARHYESSNVEAFAAIRNAHFPIIAAIRGTCFGGGFGLAAACDIRLADETARFCVPASRLGLAYPHEAMIDIVNAVGPQLARYLAFTADSLSAEEALSHGFLLRIESKRPVLEAAEAMAKAIAQRAPLSAKASKAAILATIDPAQPLASKTEALGAATFDSADYQEGREAFRQKRNPIFHGA; encoded by the coding sequence ATGACGGGTTTCATCCGACGCACGCAGGACCACGTCTCCACACTGACAATAGAGCGGCCGGACAAGCGCAACGCTTTGACGCTGGCGATGTGGGAAGAACTGGCAGCCCATATCCGCTCGATCGAAGATGACGGCCAAACCCGCGTCCTGATCCTGAACGGTGCAGGAGACCATTTCTGCGCCGGAGCGGATATCGGCGAATTCGACACGACCCGCAAGGATGCAGAAAGCGCCCGGCACTATGAAAGCAGCAATGTCGAAGCCTTTGCCGCTATTCGAAACGCACACTTCCCCATCATCGCGGCCATACGTGGGACCTGCTTTGGCGGTGGTTTCGGCCTGGCTGCCGCTTGCGACATTCGCCTTGCGGATGAAACGGCGCGCTTCTGCGTTCCGGCCTCGCGGCTAGGACTGGCATATCCTCACGAGGCCATGATCGATATCGTCAATGCCGTCGGGCCACAGCTAGCGCGTTATCTCGCCTTCACGGCCGACAGTCTGAGCGCCGAAGAGGCGCTATCCCACGGCTTCCTTCTGCGGATCGAAAGCAAAAGGCCGGTGCTCGAGGCTGCGGAGGCTATGGCGAAAGCCATTGCGCAGCGCGCGCCGCTCTCCGCCAAAGCGTCCAAGGCTGCCATTCTTGCCACCATCGACCCGGCACAGCCGCTGGCCTCAAAGACGGAGGCGCTCGGCGCGGCCACTTTCGACAGCGCAGATTATCAGGAAGGGCGTGAAGCCTTCCGCCAGAAGCGCAATCCGATCTTTCACGGCGCCTAG
- the cysE gene encoding serine O-acetyltransferase, which produces MALSQRAEHTAPESLDPIWDTLRKEAEEAVDREPMMGAFLCANVLNNRNMENAIARRVAERIGHELMAPALIEQAYAQMLDAGEGFASSLRADLQAVYDRDPACRRYLDAFLYFKGFHALQAHRVAHWLWQQGRRDFALYLQSRASSVLSVDINPATEIGRGVFLDHASGIVIGETARIGDDVSILQGVTLGGTGKENGDRHPKIDHGVLIGAGAKVLGNIEIGHCSKVAAGSVVLRPVPPNTVVAGVPARIVGESTCAEPARAMDQMLSMDD; this is translated from the coding sequence ATGGCCCTGTCGCAGCGCGCAGAACACACCGCTCCCGAGAGCCTGGACCCGATTTGGGATACCTTGCGGAAGGAAGCCGAGGAGGCCGTCGATCGCGAGCCGATGATGGGCGCGTTTCTGTGCGCGAACGTTCTCAACAACCGCAATATGGAAAACGCTATCGCCCGTCGTGTCGCCGAGCGGATTGGTCACGAATTGATGGCTCCGGCGCTGATCGAGCAGGCCTATGCCCAGATGCTTGATGCGGGCGAGGGCTTTGCGTCCTCGCTGCGGGCTGATCTGCAGGCGGTCTACGATCGTGACCCCGCCTGCCGGCGCTATCTCGATGCTTTTCTCTATTTCAAGGGCTTTCATGCTCTTCAGGCCCACCGGGTGGCGCACTGGCTCTGGCAGCAAGGCCGACGGGATTTTGCCCTCTATCTGCAGAGCCGGGCATCGTCGGTTTTGAGTGTCGATATCAATCCCGCTACCGAGATCGGCAGGGGTGTCTTTCTCGATCATGCCAGTGGAATCGTTATCGGCGAAACCGCACGTATCGGTGATGATGTCTCGATCCTTCAGGGCGTCACGCTGGGCGGAACCGGCAAGGAGAACGGCGATCGCCATCCGAAGATCGACCACGGTGTTCTGATCGGTGCGGGCGCGAAGGTCCTCGGCAATATCGAGATCGGCCATTGCTCGAAGGTGGCAGCCGGGTCGGTGGTCCTCCGCCCTGTGCCGCCCAATACTGTCGTGGCCGGCGTGCCTGCGAGAATCGTCGGCGAAAGCACGTGCGCCGAACCGGCCCGTGCGATGGACCAGATGCTTTCCATGGATGACTGA
- a CDS encoding DUF3126 family protein, with the protein MKPDEIRKLDAYFKSLFRTDKIEVRARPRKEDSCELYLDDEFLGVIDRIEDEGEVSYNLAMAILDIDLE; encoded by the coding sequence TTGAAACCTGACGAGATCCGCAAGCTGGATGCCTATTTCAAGAGCCTGTTCCGGACCGACAAGATCGAAGTGCGCGCACGTCCGCGAAAGGAAGATTCCTGCGAACTCTATCTGGACGATGAGTTCCTGGGCGTTATCGATCGCATCGAGGATGAAGGCGAAGTGTCCTACAATCTCGCAATGGCGATCCTCGATATCGATCTGGAGTGA
- a CDS encoding DeoR/GlpR family DNA-binding transcription regulator gives MSETLRHPEILELARQQGKVSVEDLAGRFGVTVQTIRRDLSELADSGHLKRVHGGAVPVSGVTNFGYEERRNLNQEGKELIGRTCAAAIPENSSIFLNIGTSTEAVARQLLSHRNLLVMTNNLNIANILVANESCEIIVAGGVLRRSDGGLVGGMTNRVVEQFKFDYAILGCSALDYDGDILDFDTQEVGVSQTALSRARTKILVADHSKFERSAPARIGSLSAIDLFFTDHPVGADLSNLCQEWGTDIRLP, from the coding sequence ATGAGCGAAACGCTGCGGCACCCGGAAATATTGGAGCTGGCACGCCAGCAGGGCAAAGTCAGTGTCGAGGATCTGGCTGGCCGGTTTGGCGTGACAGTCCAGACGATACGGCGCGATCTCTCGGAACTTGCCGATAGCGGGCATCTCAAGCGCGTCCACGGCGGGGCGGTTCCGGTCTCCGGCGTCACGAATTTCGGATATGAGGAGCGTCGCAACCTCAATCAGGAAGGCAAGGAACTGATCGGGCGGACTTGCGCGGCCGCAATTCCGGAAAACTCGTCGATTTTTCTCAATATCGGCACTAGCACCGAGGCGGTGGCGCGCCAGTTGCTCTCGCACCGCAATCTGCTGGTCATGACCAACAATCTGAACATTGCCAATATTCTGGTCGCCAATGAAAGCTGCGAGATCATTGTCGCTGGCGGTGTGCTGCGCAGAAGCGATGGCGGACTGGTCGGCGGGATGACCAACCGTGTCGTGGAGCAGTTCAAATTCGATTACGCCATCCTTGGGTGTTCGGCGCTCGATTATGATGGCGACATTCTGGACTTCGACACGCAGGAGGTCGGCGTCAGCCAGACAGCACTAAGCCGTGCGCGCACCAAGATTCTGGTTGCCGATCATTCGAAATTCGAACGCAGCGCACCGGCGCGCATCGGCAGCCTGTCTGCTATCGACCTCTTCTTTACCGACCACCCCGTTGGGGCCGATCTCAGCAATCTATGCCAGGAGTGGGGCACGGATATCCGTCTGCCCTGA